The following are from one region of the Paenibacillus sp. JZ16 genome:
- a CDS encoding ABC transporter permease, translating to MDARLNSASPQPAPKSNKWTHVKRQLKRNIGLYIIISPAVLYFLIWHYWPMYGVQIAFKDFMPGLGIWNSPWVGFEHFERLFDAYYFWTILKNTIGISLYGLLVGIPAPILLALLFNEIRNRKFRSFAQSISYAPHFISVVVAVGILFFFISPTNGVFNSILVSLGREPVDYLAEPSKFWHLYVWSGVWQGVGWSSLIYSAAISGISPDLYEAAYMDGASKFRRIWHITIPGIVPTIVILSILSAGGIMSVGFEKILLMQNAMNLETSEVISTYMYKSGLLNTQYSFSAAVGLFNNVINFIILIIVNAVARKAGETSLW from the coding sequence ATGGACGCCCGATTAAACTCGGCATCCCCACAGCCCGCTCCAAAGTCCAACAAATGGACGCATGTTAAAAGGCAGCTCAAGCGAAATATCGGGTTGTATATCATTATCTCGCCGGCGGTGCTTTATTTTTTGATCTGGCATTATTGGCCGATGTACGGCGTTCAGATCGCCTTCAAGGATTTTATGCCTGGCCTTGGCATTTGGAACAGTCCATGGGTCGGGTTCGAGCACTTCGAGCGGTTATTTGACGCTTATTATTTTTGGACGATTCTGAAGAATACCATCGGGATCAGTTTATACGGTCTGTTGGTTGGCATTCCCGCTCCGATCTTGCTTGCGCTTTTGTTCAACGAGATTCGAAATCGTAAATTCCGCTCATTCGCCCAAAGCATCTCCTACGCACCGCACTTCATTTCGGTTGTGGTCGCGGTCGGTATTCTGTTCTTCTTTATCTCGCCGACGAATGGCGTCTTCAACTCCATCCTTGTTTCCTTGGGGAGGGAACCGGTCGATTATCTGGCAGAGCCATCGAAATTCTGGCATCTATACGTCTGGTCGGGCGTATGGCAAGGAGTTGGCTGGTCTTCGCTCATCTACAGCGCTGCCATCTCGGGCATCTCGCCTGACCTGTATGAGGCGGCTTATATGGACGGGGCCAGCAAATTTCGGCGAATTTGGCATATCACGATTCCCGGCATCGTTCCGACCATCGTGATCCTGTCCATCTTGAGCGCCGGCGGCATCATGAGTGTCGGCTTCGAGAAAATTCTGTTGATGCAAAACGCGATGAACCTGGAAACCTCCGAGGTGATCTCCACTTACATGTACAAGAGCGGACTGCTTAACACCCAATACAGTTTTTCGGCGGCAGTCGGCCTGTTCAACAATGTGATCAATTTTATCATCCTGATTATCGTTAATGCGGTTGCACGCAAAGCGGGGGAGACCAGCTTATGGTAG
- a CDS encoding carbohydrate ABC transporter permease codes for MLLNIKRTPGEKLADIIILVLSILVIIVILYPLLFVLFASFSDPRQIWDKPLLLFPAGFNLDSYAKVFENSEIWRGYANTLLYTFIGTAINIMMTVFGAYPLSRKRFYGKGLFTLLFAFTMFFGGGLIPLYLVNKELGLLNTMWALVLPGAISAYNMIIMRTYFQTRIPVELEESAYVDGCNDFHMLYRIVLPLSMPIIAVMILFYGVGHWNSYFDAMIYLTDRSKFPLQLILREILVQNDFKEMAGISVGAEYADQMMVKEGLKYAIVVLSALPLLLLYPLLSRFFEKGIMVGAIKG; via the coding sequence GTGCTGCTGAACATCAAACGAACGCCTGGAGAAAAGCTGGCCGATATCATCATTCTAGTGCTGTCCATTCTGGTAATCATCGTCATTTTGTACCCGCTTCTCTTTGTCTTGTTTGCTTCATTTTCCGATCCGCGCCAAATTTGGGACAAGCCGCTGCTGCTGTTCCCGGCAGGCTTCAATCTTGACAGTTATGCCAAAGTGTTCGAGAACAGCGAGATCTGGAGAGGGTATGCCAATACGCTTCTGTATACATTCATAGGGACGGCGATCAATATTATGATGACGGTATTTGGCGCTTATCCGCTCTCCAGAAAGCGTTTTTACGGCAAGGGACTGTTTACGCTGCTGTTTGCTTTCACCATGTTTTTCGGCGGCGGGCTGATCCCTCTTTATTTGGTAAACAAGGAGCTCGGACTTCTGAACACGATGTGGGCCTTGGTACTGCCTGGTGCGATCAGCGCCTACAACATGATTATTATGCGAACCTACTTCCAGACCCGGATTCCGGTGGAGCTCGAAGAGAGCGCCTACGTCGACGGCTGCAATGATTTTCATATGCTGTATCGAATTGTGCTGCCTTTGTCGATGCCGATCATTGCCGTAATGATCCTGTTCTACGGGGTCGGCCATTGGAACTCATATTTTGACGCTATGATTTATTTGACGGATCGTAGTAAATTCCCGCTGCAGCTGATTTTAAGAGAAATACTGGTTCAGAACGACTTCAAGGAAATGGCCGGAATATCGGTCGGTGCCGAATATGCGGATCAGATGATGGTCAAGGAAGGCTTGAAATATGCGATCGTTGTATTATCCGCGCTGCCGCTGCTCCTGTTGTATCCGCTGCTGTCGCGTTTCTTTGAGAAAGGCATCATGGTGGGAGCTATCAAAGGGTAA
- a CDS encoding ABC transporter substrate-binding protein — MRKGMKLLLAITMSFSLTISACGGSGGKAEPEPAGTDGDPGNIKLRIVKRGYTDVHPPADQLWMWQKYEEMSGIQVEFEELAGSAVNERKNVMLGSNDLPDAFYRIAFGTDELMKYGKQGLFVPLEDLIEQHAPNLNKLLKDNPDIKGAITMSDGHIYALPYVDFSKAFNSVRLYINKDWLDEAGLEVPKTTEEFRQALMKVREKDSSRLGWVLESQYWTFLESFLAGSFGMGEGGAKAFGQYLYKDADGQVKTTFNDPKYRELLRYMSDLYKDGSLAQQNFTTGYDYAKWSTDGSNNLIGSFVWEGPGYIGKDAAENYVGIHALEGPNGDKVAGVLGPPAKGIFGFVITNKNKYPVETIKWIDYFYGEEGINFATFGLEGETYDMVDGKPKYKDEILNYKGGVQLGAFQYVDNVYGAYYPYVEPDDDLRMAARGTTVADEIKADPAELNQLAPKELWPDFVPTDEEANQTSAILTDINKYIEEMRVKFVTGKASLDTDWDNYVKTLDKMGAQSYLDIKRAQYERYTNVK; from the coding sequence ATGAGAAAAGGAATGAAACTTCTGCTTGCCATAACGATGTCATTTTCGTTGACGATTTCCGCCTGCGGCGGTTCAGGGGGGAAGGCGGAGCCGGAACCGGCCGGAACGGACGGAGATCCCGGGAACATCAAGCTAAGGATTGTTAAGCGCGGGTATACCGATGTGCATCCTCCGGCCGATCAATTATGGATGTGGCAAAAATACGAAGAAATGTCCGGCATTCAAGTCGAATTTGAGGAGCTGGCGGGTTCCGCCGTCAACGAACGAAAAAATGTCATGCTTGGCTCCAACGACCTGCCGGATGCATTCTATCGCATTGCTTTCGGTACCGACGAGCTGATGAAATACGGCAAACAGGGCTTATTTGTTCCGCTCGAGGACCTGATTGAGCAGCATGCTCCGAATTTGAACAAACTCCTGAAGGATAATCCGGACATTAAGGGAGCCATCACGATGTCGGACGGGCATATTTATGCCCTGCCTTACGTCGATTTCTCTAAAGCGTTCAATTCCGTTCGCCTGTATATCAATAAGGATTGGCTGGATGAAGCAGGGCTTGAAGTGCCCAAGACGACCGAGGAGTTCCGACAAGCGCTCATGAAGGTTCGGGAGAAGGACAGCTCCCGTCTCGGGTGGGTGCTTGAATCGCAGTACTGGACTTTCCTGGAGAGCTTTCTGGCCGGCAGCTTCGGCATGGGGGAAGGCGGTGCCAAGGCATTCGGTCAATATCTATATAAGGACGCGGACGGACAGGTTAAGACAACGTTTAATGATCCGAAGTACAGAGAGCTGCTCCGTTACATGAGCGATTTGTACAAGGACGGGTCACTGGCCCAGCAAAATTTTACGACAGGCTATGATTATGCGAAGTGGTCTACGGACGGCTCCAACAATCTGATCGGTTCGTTTGTATGGGAAGGACCGGGATATATAGGTAAGGATGCAGCCGAGAACTATGTAGGCATTCATGCCCTCGAGGGGCCGAACGGGGATAAAGTCGCCGGGGTGCTGGGGCCGCCTGCCAAAGGGATCTTCGGCTTTGTCATCACCAACAAAAACAAATATCCGGTTGAAACCATCAAGTGGATCGATTATTTCTATGGGGAGGAAGGGATTAACTTTGCCACCTTTGGACTTGAGGGCGAAACCTATGATATGGTTGACGGCAAACCGAAATACAAGGACGAGATTCTAAATTACAAGGGCGGCGTGCAGCTGGGCGCTTTCCAATATGTTGATAATGTGTATGGTGCTTATTATCCATATGTTGAGCCAGACGACGATTTGCGGATGGCGGCACGTGGGACGACGGTAGCCGACGAGATTAAGGCGGATCCGGCTGAGCTGAATCAGTTGGCGCCTAAAGAGCTTTGGCCAGATTTTGTTCCTACGGATGAGGAAGCCAATCAAACGAGCGCGATCCTGACCGATATTAATAAATACATTGAGGAGATGCGGGTGAAGTTTGTGACGGGGAAAGCCAGCCTGGACACGGACTGGGATAACTACGTAAAGACTCTGGACAAAATGGGAGCCCAGAGCTACTTGGATATCAAACGAGCGCAGTATGAACGTTATACAAATGTAAAGTAA
- a CDS encoding GntR family transcriptional regulator yields MRTKLTKDNKPPLYRVMMDELKSQISSGHYAPEAQLPTESELSSTFGVSRITTRRALEELERDGFIYRVKGSGSFVKPRQRGQEQRSVGMDKMISLILPSEDDRGTMGYIRGASDWLNANGYYLSIHQSDYDSQKERDLLEMLTRKGIAAIILYPRNDQTNYDILHRLCLEDYPIVTIDKYFDSLPLGAVVSDNFSGSYQAVSRLIELGHRKIAFLTAVSIESTSSVRNRYFGYCQALKDHGLPVDSRYIRLNMKDYREKVGFERFYNELLDSYRTEGVTAVQTENDLIAANLLNRCLERGIRIPEDISIIGFDNNPVTEHVMIPLTTVEQNFYEIGRQAAEHVVNWLERGKQTPDRTLIPVKLVERDTTAAAPRGKVTK; encoded by the coding sequence ATGAGAACCAAGTTGACCAAAGACAATAAACCACCGCTGTATCGCGTGATGATGGATGAGCTGAAATCACAAATTTCTTCAGGCCACTATGCTCCTGAAGCCCAGCTTCCTACGGAGTCCGAGCTAAGCTCCACCTTCGGCGTGAGCCGTATTACAACAAGAAGAGCGCTTGAGGAGCTGGAGCGGGACGGGTTTATCTACCGTGTCAAAGGAAGCGGCAGCTTTGTTAAACCCCGGCAACGTGGGCAAGAGCAGCGGTCGGTTGGAATGGATAAAATGATATCGCTGATCCTGCCTTCCGAAGACGATCGCGGCACGATGGGATATATTCGCGGAGCTTCGGACTGGCTCAACGCGAACGGTTACTATTTGAGTATTCACCAAAGCGACTACGACTCCCAGAAAGAACGCGATCTGCTGGAAATGCTGACCCGAAAGGGCATTGCGGCCATTATATTGTATCCGCGGAACGATCAGACGAATTACGACATTCTGCATCGACTTTGCCTTGAGGATTATCCGATCGTGACGATCGATAAATATTTTGACAGTCTGCCGCTTGGGGCGGTGGTTTCTGACAATTTCAGTGGATCCTATCAAGCCGTATCCAGGCTGATTGAGCTCGGTCATCGAAAGATCGCGTTTCTTACAGCAGTCAGCATTGAATCAACCTCTTCGGTGCGCAACCGGTATTTCGGATACTGCCAAGCGCTGAAGGACCATGGACTTCCTGTGGATAGCCGTTATATCAGGCTGAATATGAAGGATTATCGAGAGAAGGTTGGCTTTGAACGATTTTATAATGAGCTGCTGGACTCTTACCGGACGGAAGGGGTAACGGCTGTTCAGACGGAGAATGATCTGATCGCCGCCAACCTGCTGAACCGCTGTTTGGAACGAGGGATCCGTATTCCGGAGGATATTTCGATCATAGGCTTTGATAATAATCCTGTCACAGAGCATGTCATGATTCCGCTGACCACCGTTGAGCAGAATTTTTACGAGATTGGACGCCAAGCTGCCGAACATGTTGTAAACTGGCTCGAGAGAGGGAAACAGACACCGGACCGGACACTGATCCCCGTCAAGCTGGTGGAGCGTGATACAACCGCAGCAGCTCCGAGAGGGAAAGTCACGAAGTAG